Proteins found in one Panicum hallii strain FIL2 chromosome 4, PHallii_v3.1, whole genome shotgun sequence genomic segment:
- the LOC112890142 gene encoding probable tyrosine-protein phosphatase DSP2 yields the protein MKLEVMPKQRVLEAEQREEAMELSGLELWKHEKPPRICPMPSLIPPEAAGDEAALVPPLNFAMVDDGIFRSGFPETSNFRFLKSLNLRSIVYLCPEPYPETNTEFLEENGIRLHQFGIEGRKEPFVEIPDDKIREALKVVLDPRNQPLLIHCKRGKHRTGCLVGCLRKLQKWCLSSVFDEYHRFAAAKARITDQRFMELFDVSTLKHLTPSNC from the exons ATGAAGCTGGAGGTGATGCCCAAGCAGCGGGTCCTGGAGGCGGAGCAGAGGGAGGAGGCCATGGAGCTGAGCGGCCTGGAGCTGTGGAAGCACGAGAAGCCCCCCAGGATCTGCCCCATGCCGTCGCTAATCCCGCCGGAGGCGGCGGGCGACGAGGCGGCGCTCGTGCCGCCGCTCAACTTCGCCATGGTCGACGACGGCATCTTCCGCTCCGGCTTCCCGGAGACCTCCAACTTCCGGTTCCTCAAGTCGCTCAACCTCCGCTCCATCGT GTACCTGTGCCCGGAGCCGTACCCGGAGACGAACACGGAGTTCCTCGAGGAGAACGGGATCAGGCTCCACCAGTTCGGAATCGAGGGGCGCAAG GAACCATTCGTCGAGATCCCTGATGACAAAATTCGGGAGGCGCTGAAAGTTGTCCTAG ACCCAAGAAACCAACCCCTGCTTATTCACTGCAAGAGAGGCAAG CACCGAACTGGCTGCTTGGTCGGGTGCTTGCGGAAGCTGCAGAAGTGGTGCTTGTCTTCCGTCTTCGACGAGTACCACCGCTTCGCCGCTGCGAAAGCGAGGATCACTGACCAGAGATTCATGGAGCTATTCGACGTCTCAACCTTGAAGCACCTGACACCCTCGAATTGTTAG
- the LOC112889210 gene encoding putative transcription elongation factor SPT5 homolog 1 gives MARRGRDDDDDEVEEEEDEEEAYDLDEEEEDEEDDYEEEARRGKASRGGGGGGGKGGGGRKRSREDNFIDDSAIEDEDEEDEDDDGGARPRKKGGGGVRGFFDEEAQVDEDEEEEDDGEGEDDFINDAGADIPDEDVVRGSRRHSIPMRDEEEDIDEIERQVRERYARSTHIEYGEEAAEVEQQALLPSVKDPKLWMVKCAIGHERETAICLMQKYIDRSDLQIKSVVALDHLKNYIYVEAEKEAHVKEACKGLRNIYASAKITLVPIKEMADVLSVESKSVDLSRDSWVRMKLGIYKGDLAKVVDVDNVRQRVDVKLIPRIDLQALASKLEGRETVKKKAFVPPPRFFNIDEAREMHIRVERRRDKESGEYFEWVDNLKFKDGFLYKSVSTKSIHTNNIQPSFDELEKFRKPGDDMNGDMASLSTLFANRKKGHFMKGDAVIVIKGDLKNLEGWVEKVEDETVHIRPKISDLPKTLAFNEKELCKYFKPGDHVKVISGVQEGATGMVVKVEGHVLIILSDTTKEHIRVFADHVVESSEITTGITRIGDYELRDLVLLDNLSFGVIIRVEAEAFQVLKGVPDRPEVVLVKLREIKSKIDRRASAKDRSNNIISAKDVVRVVEGACKGKQGPVEHIHKGILFIYDRHHLEHAGFICAKAQSCLLVGGSTGGRRGNGMDTTDARLGALRSPASILQSPGRLPPRGPHMNYGGRFGGGRGGRGHDALVGKCIKIKSGPYKGYRGRVKEVTGALVRVELDSLMKIVTVKRDDIADTPTVATPFREPRYSLGGETPMHPSRTPHHAYQTPMRDPGATPIHDGMRTPMRSRAWAPMSPPRDNWEDGNPATWSSSPAYQPGTPPARPYEAPTPGSGWANTPGVSFNDAPTPRENYANAPSPYVPSTPVGQPMTPNSAAYLPGTPGGQPMTPGNVGMDIMSPIIGGEGEGTWLLPEVLVNVLRGGDDGPGVVREVLGDGSCRVALGPLGNGDMVTVLPNDVEVIRPKKSDRIKILNGNFRGYTGKLIGIDGSDGIVKLDDTYEVKILDMVILAKLAT, from the exons ATGGCTCGCCGCGgccgcgacgacgacgacgacgaggtggaggaggaggaggacgaggaggaggcctACGACctggacgaggaggaggaggatgaggaggacgACTACGAGGAGGAGGCCAGGCGCGGGAAGgcctcccgcggcggcggcggcggcggcggcaagggcggcggcgggcggaagCGGTCACGCGAGGACAACTTCATCGACGACTCGGCCAtcgaggacgaggacgaggaggatGAGGACGACGACGGCGGGGCGCGCCCGAGGaagaagggcggcggcggggtgcggGGGTTCTTCGACGAGGAGGCCCAGGtcgacgaggacgaggaggaagaggacgacggcgagggcgaggaCG ATTTTATCAATGATGCTGGGGCCGATATTCCCGATGAGGATGTTGTTAGGGGCTCAAGACGCCATTCAATACCTATGagggatgaagaagaagacatTGATGAGATTGAGAGACAAGTACGGGAGAGATATGCAAGATCCACTCATATTGAGTATGGCGAGGAAGCTGCAGAAGTGGAACAGCAAGCCCTGTTGCCTTCTGTGAAGGATCCTAAACTATGGATGGTCAAATGTGCG ATTGGACATGAGAGAGAGACTGCGATTTGTCTGATGCAAAAGTACATCGATAGGTCAGATCTTCAGATAAAGTCTGTCGTGGCATTGGATCATCTAAaaaattatatttatgttgAAGCTGAAAAGGAGGCCCATGTCAAAGAG GCTTGCAAAGGTCTACGAAATATTTATGCTTCAGCAAAAATAACCTTAGTTCCAATAAAAGAAATGGCAGATGTCCTCTCTGTTGAGAGCAAATCTGTTGACCTTTCAAGGGATTCTTGGGTCCGAATGAAGTTGGGCATATATAAAGGTGACCTTGCTAAG GTTGTTGATGTTGACAATGTACGCCAAAGAGTGGATGTAAAGCTGATCCCTAGAATAGATCTACAAGCTTTGGCTAGTAAACTG GAAGGGAGAGAGACTGTAAAGAAGAAAGCATTTGTCCCACCACCACGATTCTTCAATATCGATGAGGCGAG GGAGATGCACATTCGAGTGGAACGGAGGCGGGATAAAGAATCTGGGGAGTACTTTGAGTGGGTTGATAATCTGAAGTTCAAAGATGGTTTCTTGTACAAATCAGTCTCCACAAAATCAATCCACACAAATAATATTCAGCCGTCATTCGATGAACTTGAGAAATTTAGGAAGCCTGGAGATGACATGAATGGCGACATGGCTAGCTTGTCCACTCTGTTTGCAAACAGGAAAAAAGGGCACTTCATGAAGGGTGATGCCGTCATTGTTATTAAAGGCGATTTGAAAAATCTGGAGGGGTGGGTTGAGAAAGTAGAGGATGAAACAGTTCACATCAGACCGAAAATATCTGATCTTCCG AAAACATTAGCTTTTAACGAGAAGGAGCTTTGCAAATATTTCAAACCTGGTGACCATGTCAAAGTGATCTCAGGTGTTCAAGAAGGTGCTACTGGCATGGTTGTTAAAGTGGAAGGACATGTCTTGATCATTTTGTCTGACACAACTAAAGAACAT ATCCGCGTGTTTGCTGACCATGTTGTTGAAAGCTCTGAAATTACCACAGGGATTACCAGAATTGGTGATTATGAACTGCGTGATCTTGTCCTTTTGGA CAACTTGTCATTTGGGGTAATTATAAGGGTGGAAGCTGAAGCATTTCAG GTTCTGAAAGGAGTGCCAGATAGACCTGAAGTTGTACTTGTGAAATTAAGAGAAATAAAAAGCAAAATTGATCGGCGTGCATCAGCAAAAGATAGGTCAAATAATATTATCTCAGCAAAGGATGTTGTAAGGGTTGTTGAAGGAGCATGCAAG GGGAAGCAAGGACCTGTGGAACACATACACAAGGGGATACTGTTTATCTATGACAGGCATCACCTTGAACATGCAGGCTTTATTTGTGCAAAAGCGCAATCGTGCCTTCTTGTTGGTGGATCAACTGGTGGCCGTCGAGGAAAT GGCATGGACACAACAGATGCTCGGCTTGGTGCTTTGAGGTCTCCAGCAAGCATTTTGCAATCTCCAGGAAGGCTGCCCCCAAGAGGACCTCACATGAATT ATGGTGGAAGATTTGGAGGTGGTCGTGGTGGTAGAGGGCATGATGCCTTGGTAGGAAAATGTATCAAAATTAAGTCTGGTCCTTACAAGGGGTACCGTGGCCGCGTCAAAGAGGTGACTGGTGCACTTGTACGCGTGGAGCTTGATTCATTGATGAAGATTGTCACAG TTAAAAGAGATGATATTGCTGACACACCTACTGTCGCAACACCATTCCG TGAACCTCGTTATTCATTGGGTGGTGAAACACCAATGCACCCGTCTCGAACACCACACCATGCTTATCAGACTCCAATGCGGGACCCTGGAG CAACACCAATACATGACGGGATGCGGACTCCTATGCGTAGTCGAGCCTGGGCTCCTATGAGTCCTCCGAG gGATAATTGGGAAGATGGAAATCCTGCTACTTGGAGTAGCAGTCCAGCCTACCAG CCAGGAACTCCACCAGCTCGGCCATACGAAGCCCCCACACCTGGATCAGGGTGGGCAAACACTCCAGGAGTTAGTTTCAATGATGCTCCGACTCCTAGGGAGAACTATG CAAATGCTCCGAGTCCATACGTGCCTTCCACACCTGTTGGTCAACCGATGACTCCAAATTCTGCCGCGTATCTTCCGGGTACACCTGGTGGTCAACCAATGACTCCAGGCAATGTTGGAATGGATATAATGTCCCCCATAATAG GTGGTGAGGGTGAAGGTACATGGCTGTTGCCAGAAGTTTTAGTCAACGTCTTGAGGGGAGGCGATGACGGTCCTGGTGTGGTCAGGGAAGTACTTGGG GACGGATCTTGCCGAGTCGCACTCGGGCCGTTGGGCAACGGCGACATGGTGACAGTCCTTCCGAACGATGTCGAGGTCATTAGGCCAAAGAAGAGTGACAGGATCAAGATACTGAATGGCAATTTCCGTGGATACACAGGAAAACTCATAGGCATAGATGGTTCTGACGGAATAGTGAAGCTGGACGACACATACGAAGTTAAGATATTAGATATGGTGATTTTGGCCAAACTGGCGACTTGA
- the LOC112889211 gene encoding uncharacterized protein LOC112889211: MVEAGTSFMDKVEAAADEDGGVDGASMDTGEGEEIGEMAPLEPLPEPPDDGGPVAWPMPDFCPLTIDGAVKESFLETLRKDAAETERPPREDAEAEEVMSPDSRPSSSKRHRAGTASPSSRSSPYRNILQVFQQCRQDVVGETPAKNC, from the exons ATGGTGGAGGCCGGCACGAGCTTCATG GATAAggtcgaggcggcggcggacgaggACGGCGGCGTCGATGGCGCGAGCATGGACACGGGCGAGGGGGAGGAGATTGGGGAGATGGCGCCCCTGGAGCCGCTGCCGGAGCCCCCCGATGACGGCGGGCCCGTCGCGTGGCCCATGCCGGATTTCTGCCCTCTCACG ATCGACGGGGCGGTGAAGGAGTCGTTCCTGGAGACCCTGCGGAAGGACGCGGCGGAGACGGAGCGGCCGCCGCGGGAAGATGCGGAGGCGGAGGAAGTGATGAGCCCGGACTCGCGGCCATCAAGCAGCAAGCGCCACCGCGCCGGCaccgcctcgccgtcgtcccggagCAGCCCCTACCGCAACATCCTGCAGGTGTTCCAGCAGTGCAGGCAGGACGTCGTCGGGGAGACTCCGGCGAAGAACTGCTAG